The Pseudodesulfovibrio sediminis genome includes the window GTTCATCCGCATGGATACCTCCAACATCCTGTTTATCCTTGGCGGTGCGTTTATCGGTCTGGACAAGATCGTACAGCAGCGCAATCAGGGCACAGGAATGGGGTTTGGCGCCAAGGTCGAGGCCAAGAAAGAGATGCCCCTGGACGAATTGTTCAGCATGTCTCAGCCCATGGATCTCATCAAGTTCGGGCTTATCCCCGAATTCATCGGTCGTATTCCGGTGCAGACAGCACTGCAGGAATTGACCGAGGATGATCTTGTTCGCATCCTTCAGGAACCCAAGAACGCTTTGGTCAAACAGTATCGCAAGCTTTTCGAGCTGGACAAGGTGGAACTCACCTTTACCGACAACGCGCTCAAGGCCATTGCTCGCGAGGCAGTGGAGCGCAAGACCGGTGCTCGTGGACTGCGCAATGTGCTGGAAAAGACCATGCTTGAGATCATGTACAAGCTGCCGGCCATGCCGGATGTACGCGAGTGCGTGGTCAACTCGGCTGTGGTGGAGAAGGACATGGAGCCGCTCCTGCTCTACCATCAGGAAGTGAAGTCGGCGTAAAGCCGATATCCGGGCGTTGACTTTCAGAACTCGGGCCTTACTTCCATTTTATCGTAGGCAATCGCTTCCCCGTTACTGCGGGGAGGCGTCGCTCCATATATAACCCCTCGGAGGAATAGATGCCGACATTTGGATTCGACGGCAAGAAGTCCCCTGAAATGCTGACCCTCCCCATGATGTCTCTTCGGGAAGTGGTCATGTTTCCAAAATCGATCGTTCCGCTGTTTGTGGGACGTGAGGCCTCTATCAAGGCTATTGAGACTGCTGTGGCCGATTACGGCAAGCAGATTTTTCTGGTAACGCAGAAGTCCCCGGAAAAGGAACATCCCGAACCGGAAGATCTGTATCGAGTGGGTACGGTCTCCAAGATTTTACAGATGCTCAGGTTGCCCGACGGAACCATCAAGGTTTTGTTTGAAGGCGTGTCTCGTGCCGTGTGGTCTCCTGAAGATGATATGCTCCAGTATGTCGAGGAGGAAGAAGGGGGGTATCCCAAGGCGAGATTTGCTCCCCTTGAGGAGTCGGGCGAAGCCTCCCCGGAGGCCAAGGCTCTTATCCGTGCCACGCATGAAGCGCTGGATGAATTCGGCAAGGTCAACAAGAAGGTGGCCCCGGAAGCAATTCTGGCAATGTCGACCATCAAGGATCCGGGGCAGCTTGCCGATCAGCTTATGCCCCATCTCAAGATTGATTTTGCTCGCAAGCAGGAAATCCTGGAAGAGCTGGATGCATCCAAGCGCCTTGAGCGCGTGTATGAGTTGTTGCTTGGCGAAATCGAAATCGTCTCCATTGAGAAACGCGTCAAAGGGCGCGTGAAAGATCAGATGGAGAAGAATCAGCGCGAATATTATCTCAATGAGCAGGTCAAGGCCATCAACAAGGAGATGGGCCGCGAGGATGATCCTCAGGCCGAAGCTCTGGAGCTGGAAGAGGCGCTTGATGCAAAAGTCATGACCGAAGAGAATCGCGAGCGGGTTCGTAAGGAAATCAAGAAGATGCGGACCATGCAGTCGTCCAGCGCGGAATATACCGTGGTTCGCAACTATATCGATTGGGTGCTCGATCTCCCGTGGGGCTCAATCAAGGACGATAAGGACGTTGATATTACCAACGCCCGGGCCATTCTTGACGAAGATCATTATGGTCTGGAAAAGCCCAAGGAGCGCATCCTTGAATATCTGGCGGTGCAGACACTGGTCGAGACCATGAAAGGTCCCATCCTTTGTTTTGTCGGCCCCCCTGGCGTGGGCAAGACATCCATCGCCAAATCCATTGCCCGGTCCATGGACCGTGAGTTCCTGCGTCTCTCTTTGGGCGGCGTGCGTGATGAGGCCGAGATTCGCGGTCATCGTCGGACTTACGTTGGCGCTATGCCCGGCAAGATTATTCAGTCCCTGAAACGGGTGAAGCACAATAATCCGGTCATTTGCCTGGACGAGGTGGACAAGATGTCCGCTGATTTCCGTGGCGATCCGTCTGCCGCGCTTTTGGAAGTGTTGGACCCGGAACAGAATTACGCATTCAATGATCACTACCTGGATCTCGATTACGATCTGTCCAAGGTGTTTTTCATTACTACGGCCAACAGCCTTGAAGGTATCCCCTTGCCGTTGCAGGATCGTATGGAAATCATACGACTGCCCGGTTATTTGGAAACTGAAAAGGTCGAGATCGCCAAGGGATTCCTGTTGCCCAAGCAGATTGAGCAGCACGGACTCAAGCCCGAGAACTTGAAGTTCTCCGAAAACGCCATTCTGGATGTTGTGCGGTATTACACCAGAGAAGCTGGTGTGCGTAACCTGGAGCGAGAACTCGCCTCCATCTGTCGTAAATCCGCCATGAAGATCGTGGAAGAGAAAGATCGCGACAAGGTTATCTCTGTCACAAAGCAGTCTCTGTCCAAGATGCTCGGTGTGACCAAGTTCTCTTACGGCGAACGTGAAAAGGAAGCGCAGGTCGGCGTCTGTAATGGTCTGGCCTGGACCCAGCTCGGCGGCGAGATGCTGCTGGTTGAGGTCGCGCTTATGCCCGGTAAGGGGAAGGTTGAGATCACCGGTAAGCTCGGCGATGTCATGCAGGAGTCGGCACGTGCTGCCATTTCCTACATCCGCGCTCGTTCTGACCTGCTCGGCTTGAAACCTGATTTCAACACCAAGGTCGACGTGCATATCCATGTGCCCGACGGTGCGACCCCCAAGGATGGTCCCAGTGCCGGTATTACCCTGACCACTGCGCTCATTTCCGCGCTGTTGAATATCCCGGTGCGTCATGATCTGGCCATGACTGGTGAAATCACCCTGCGTGGTCGCGTTTTGCCTATCGGTGGTTTGCGTGAGAAGTTGTTGGCAGCGCATCGTGGTTTGATTAAAACCGTGTTGATTCCGTCAGAGAATGAAAAGAACCTGAAGGATGTCCCCAAGGATATTCTCAAGGATTTGGAAGTTATTCCGGTCAAGACCATGGATGAAGTCATCGACAAGGCGCTTAAGGGTGGTCCCGAGACCGTCTGGAACAAGCAGCATGGCGAGGCACCGGTCGCGGCTGAACTCCTGAAGGAAGACAGACCGCAGGCTTCGCCTCAATAGACCTGGTAAAAAATGAAAAGATCAAGGCCGGACGATACATCGTCCGGCCTTTTTTTTGTCTGCGTTCAACGAGTTAGGGCAGTGATGGTGCCGCTTGTGTGTCTGTTGCTACAATCGAAAATGATCCTGGCATCCACTGCGCATTCCATATAAGGATGAGCTTGTCGGCCATGCCCAAAAGTCAATAATTCATGGCGGGGTGATCTCTACGCTCGCCGATATTTGCGGAGGATTCGTTGTCTGGGTCCGTTGCAAGCCAGAAAATTTTATTGCCATGATCACATTGAGAGTCGATTCTTTACGGCCTGCAGTGGCTCAGGATTTGTATGCAGAAGCGACAGTGCGTTTGCTGGGAAACAAGGTCGGTAACTCCCACGTTGTTTTTGGGTCAAAAAGGAGATCTGAAAACGCCTGTTGCCGAAGGGAGAGGTGTGTACAACATAAAACGTGGTAGATCATAACCATATTGTCCGGTTCAATTGGTTCGCGACTGCACGGACAAACGAATAGAGGCGGGTGGAATCTTCGCCGCTACGATATGCGAGTTTTCTGGCGTTGCTTTGGCCTCTTCAGTGCTGACTTCACGCGTGGAGTCGCACTGATATATTCTTCAAAAGAAAGCCCCCTGATTTCAGGGGGCTTTTTGATTAATCCCGGCATTATGTAGGAAACGCACAAGGGAGTGCTGAGCCTTGCTTATTGATCACGGTTTGCTAGGTGCTGGCAAACGTCTTCAGAATAATCATAGTCACTTACATCTGACTGCAACCCCAAGCTCATCCTGAGCAAAATGTTGATTGGGTCAGCAAGGTAATAAGGTGCAGCTGATCTTTCTATCGAATCTACACCAAGTACCTTTTTTATGTGAAACATATTATCAAAGTACGGCTCCTCTCTGTATTTGATGTTTTCTTCTTGCACAACAGGTATGCCGTATTTGGAGCAACGTGAGACATATTTTGCAGTGTCTATGAATGGTATTTTGTAGAAGATATTCCTTATTTCAAATGTTGCATAGCAAGAAGTTTTTTCACCTATTTTATCAAGCATATGCAGATACATGTTACACATTGAACGCAATGCTAACCCAATATGCGAAAGGTCGCAGAGATGTGTGCCATTAAAATTTTGTTCTTCGTATTGTGCATAAAAATCGGCAAAATACTTGTAGCTCTTTGCTCCCGTCTGCGAAAAAATATGATCAGGTGTTCCTGTATTGACTGGTATCTCAAAACGAACAGAGCGATCATGCCAAAACCTAATTGACGCAGTGGCCAATCCTGGGTCGTTATCCATTACTTGTTTTGCAACAAATCCATTTTTACAGGGAAACATAGTTTGCATCGGCATCAAATCGCCAAAATCTTGCTTATCTTCCGGATTTACACATGAGCAAAAATCCTCAAAAGACAAATCCTTTCCAGTTTGAATCGTATAAGGATCTGGCAATATGTTAACGTATACAAATGAATTTCCCTCTTGTTTTGTATGTACGCGCGGGATGTTGTTTATGTTGTCAGAAATCCTTTTTTTTGTTTTTTCGCGGCGGTCCAACATTTTATCCAGTAAGTATCTATCGGTAACAGGTTTGGGTTTAGATTGATCCGCTTGACGGATATAAATTTTACCACTGGAATGAATATGGGGTGGTTCAAAGCTGGCGAATATTTGTATTATTACAATAGCGCATTTATCTTCAAGTCCAATTTTCTCGCATGGCCCTTGTATCACTGCTTCATCATAAACGATGGGCGGGGAAGCATGTTCGTCAGAAGCTTCTCGTACGAGTGTTAAAGCCTTTTCAACATCACTTGAAGAGATACCATTAAAAACTTCTGCTTTGCGCTCTTGGTCAGATGATTCCGTAACTCCGAATATGAGATACCCACCAAATTGATTTGCAAACGCACATAAGTGCTTGCCTATATCTTTGATATTGATCAGTTTTCTTTTGTAGTCAACATACCACCCTTCGGAAATATCTTTCAATTTTTCAAGATCTTCTGCTGTTACATCGGACAATTTCTTACCAAAGGGATTGAAGGACATGGCTTTCCTGGATGTTAAGGTAAATGCAAACAGGGATACTATATGATCGATAAAACCTCATTTCAAGCTATTCAACTATGAATACTGCATATAATACCGGGGGTTGCGTATTCTAAAAGTCATGCCCCCATCTTACAACGGGGGCATGGTCTATCTCAACATGAGCCTTGTGCGGCTCCTACATAATGCCGATTAATCCAGTTTGGAAGTGATGTTGTATTTGATCCAGGTTCCGTCCCACCATTCAAAGGGTTGGGTGGGGATTCCGGCGACCGTGATGCCGTAGTGGAGGTGATCGCCTCCGGCCAGTCCGGTGGAGCCTGTATTGGCTATGATTTGTCCCTTGGTGACCATGTCCCCTTTGAGCACGTTGATGGAGCTGAGGTGGGCGTAGAGTGATTGCAGCCCCAGACCGTGGTCTATGACAACCACATTGCCATAGATGCCCAGGAAGTCGGCAAAGACGATTTTACCGTCATTGCCTGCCGGGACAGGAGCGTGCTTGAGGCTGGCAAGGTCCAGCCCCAGATGGGTCTGGAAGTCAACCTTCTTGCCTTGGTACATGTAGTCACGCGCGTCAGCGAATCGTGCGCGGTTGGCTGCGTTAGGCAGGCGGGCAAAGGGGCCGTTCCACAACATGGTCGGGCTGGTTTCCCTGCTGAATTCCACCAGTTTGGCCCTGTTTTCCTTGCGAATGGTATTATTGATGTAGAGGTACTGATCAAGCAGAGATCCCTGATTGGGAACAAGTCCCTGGAACTCGGGAATGGTCCGTTCCATGAAACTGTCGGAAAGGTTGATTTTGTCACGGCGGAACGTGCGGGCGTTAGTGTGGTAGTTGAATGAACGCTTGGCACTGTTGCCAGCCGTATCAGAGGCAACGATAAATGGCTTGAAATCGGCGACAGATGTGTCCCAGGGGTGGGCGAACATGCATTGATAGACGAACTTGCCGTTGCCCCCGGGCTGGAGGTAGGCCGGGAAGAAGCGTTCGCCAACCTGGATACCGGCCTTGGGGGCTTCCTCTGACAGGGCAAATACCATGAGTCCGCAACCACCCTGATTGAGGTTGTTGGTATGGGATTGGACAAAAATACGAGGCGGAGTGGTGTCCAGCGTGTATGCCCGTTCTGCGGAAGCCTTTCCTGCCGCACCAAAGGGATAGATCGAGGTATCCTTGGCGGTGATCTCAATGGTGAAGTCGCCTTCCTTGATGGCGTTCTCCCCAATGGCGATCTCCTGTTCGGTCTGCATAATCTTGCCTGTGAAATTCTTGGACCAGAGCAGGATGCGCTTTTGGCCTTGAATGGCTTCAATTTTGAGGAACTTCAGGCCGCTGTCTTCATCAATAACCTTGACTGTGACAGTGGAAGCCTTGCCCAGTTCCGTTGTATCCGGTGAAATTGATATTGTTGGCGGGGTCGTGTCACGGAACAGCATGAAAATGCCTGCACCGAGAGCGAGTACGACAATAATGGAAATGAGGGATCCCGGGATCCCTTTTTTACTTTTCTTTTTGCTCAAACTAACTTCGTTACTCATGATCCATCCTATAATGTAAATGTCTAGACTATTTCTATAGGACTCCGGGGCAGGAAACAAGGGGGAGACGATAGAAAGTCACCAATAAAATCATAACTATTTGGTATGGCAGGAGAAGCCGCATTCAGCTGAATGCGGCTTGTTGAGAGGACGGAGTGCTTTTCATGGTTTCGAATTCAGGCCGTCCATTAAATTGATGGTCAGGCGGAGGAAATCGGCCTCTGTGAGAATCCCTATCAAATCACTCAGTTGAACCACCGGCAGACAACCATATTTGTTGTTGAGCAGAATCTGGGCCGCTGATTTGAGCGAGGTCTCCGGCTCGACACTGGCGATGTCTGTGCGCATGATTTCCCGGATGGGGATGCCGATATCAATCTCTTTCTGGGTTTCAGGGTCCAGCTTGGCCAGATGCGAAATAGTCGCTGATAAGATGTCGCGGTGAGTGACCAGGCCGATGAAGACGTTTTCGATGGTTACAATAGGGATGTGGCGAATGCGTTGTAAGTTCATGAGTTCTCGAGCACTGTGTAGTGAATCGGTCTCTCTGAGAGAAAATACTGGTGAAGACATGAGGTCCTTGACTTGAAGCATGAACACCTCCTGATTATGCATTAATTATTCGTGAATGTTGTAAATCTGTCAAGAATTTGCGAAGTAATCCTCTGGGTTTTTCGTGCCTTCGGTTGACTTGATGGTCAAAATCTGTTCAGCATCCCGCAGGTGTTTCGACTGTCGGAGCACAGTGATTTTCAGGAGTTTGCATGGTTGATCCGGTACGGCTCAGGGAGCGCATGGTGCGCGAACAGATCATGGCGCGCGGTGTGACGGATTCGTCCGTGCTTGTCGCCATGAAGACAATCCCCCGCCATCTTTTCGTGGAAGAAGCTTTGGCATTCAAGGCATACAACGACAGCCCCCTCCCCATCGGGGAAGGGCAGACCATTTCACAGCCCTATATTGTGGCGCTCATGTCCGAATTATTGGAAATCGAACCGGGCATGACCGTCCTTGAAATAGGTACGGGGTCCGGCTATCAGGCTGCGGTTCTGGCCCAGATGGGAGCCGATGTTTTTACTGTCGAGCGGATCAGAAAGCTGTTTTACACCGCCCGGAAACGGTTTATGGACATGCGCATGTTCAATGTGAAACTTAAGTTGGATGATGGAACCATGGGGTGGCCGGAACAGGCTCCCTATGATCGTATCATAGTTACTGCAGGCGGCCCCGAGATTCCTGAGCCTCTGATAGATCAGCTCGCGGAGTCGGGCCGGATGCTAATACCCGTAGGTGAGACCAAGCGAAATCAGACTCTCGTTCTTATTGAAAAGAAGGACGGTAAGATCATTCGCACTGACAAAGGAAGTTGTGCCTTTGTTGATCTGGTCGGTAGCCACGGATGGTAAGGAATATTCACTGTGGTCAACAATTCCAGGTCTCTCAGGGACGCTTTCATGTCCACCCCCGGACCGACTTCCCTCAAGTCGGCGTTGTTGCTTTGGCTCAAGGGAGTCTGCATGGGCGGAGCGGATATCATCCCCGGTGTGTCCGGCGGGACAATCGCCTTTATTACAGGTATTTATTCCCAGCTTGTTGACGCTATCCGCTCCTTTGATCTCGCTTTTGGCAAGCGGCTCATTACATTTGATTTTCCCGGTGCTCTGCGCACTGCCCACCTTCGTTTTATTCTGATTTTGCTTTTTGGCATCATGACGGCTATCGTGACCATGGCGCGTGTCATGAACTATATGCTGCACTCGCATCCTGTGGAAATCTGGTCGCTCTTTTTCGGTCTCATAGCTGCCTCCATTTTTGTGGTGGGTCGGGAGATAAAACCACTCAACGCTGTCAATCTCGCGGGAGTGGCTTTGGGGGCCGTGGGCAGTTTTCTTCTGGTCGGTATGATTCCGGTAACGACTCCCGAAACCCTGCCGTTTGTATTTTTATGTGGTTCCATAGCTATTTGCGCAATGATATTGCCGGGCATCAGCGGAGCGTTCCTGCTGTTGATGCTGGGTAAATATGAATATGTGACCCGGACATTGAAGAATCCTTTTGTCTGGGACAATTTCGTGATCATCGCGGCCTTTGCGGCTGGGGCGGTCTGCGGTATAATGTTGTTTTCCCGCGTGCTCCATTTTTTGTTGCATAGATGGCATGCGGCCACCATGAGTGTCCTCACAGGGGTGATGATCGGCGCGCTACGTAAGGTCTGGCCGTGGAAGGAAGTGCTCGAATCAGCTGTCATTCGTGGCAAGATGCTTGTTCTTCGTGAACAGAATGTTCTGCCGGGTGAATGGAGCTGGGAAGTGGGGGCCGCCTGTTGTCTGGTACTTGTCGGGGTGATGATTGTTGTTGCCCTTGAATGGTTTTCACGGGAAAAGAAATCTGTTTAGTGTATCCCGAACGGGACAAATATAAAGAGAGAATTATCATGAGCGATTGCAGTTCCGGCTCCTGCGCTAGTGCAGGAAAACCCAGTGCAAAAATGAAAATTCAGGATGAGATGATCAAATCCACCCTGGGAAAGATCAAATATAAGCTGTTTATCATGTCCGGCAAAGGCGGAGTGGGCAAAAGCTCCGTTTCAGTCAATGTGGCCGCCGCTCTGGCCGCACGTGGCTTCAGGGTCGGTCTGTTGGACGTGGACATCCACGGCCCGAGCGTACCGACTCTGTTGGGAATCTCCGGTAATCTGGATGTTGACCGCGGTTCTTTGATGATACCCAAGGAGTACAGCGAGAATCTGCATGTGGTTTCCATGGAATCCCTGCTCAAGGATCCTGATCAGGCGGTTTTGTGGCGCGGCCCCATGAAGACATCGGCGATTCGCCAGTTCGTCTCTGACGTGCAGTGGGGCGAGCTTGATTTTCTCGTGGTGGATTCTCCCCCCGGTACCGGTGACGAGCCTATGACCGTCCTCAAGACTGTGCCTGACGCTCTGTGTGTTGTTGTGACGACACCGCAGGAAGTCTCTTTGTCTGATGTTCGAAAATCCATCAATTTTCTTCAGTATGCACAGGCCAATGTACTCGGCGTGGTGGAAAACATGAGTGGGTTGATCTGCCCGCATTGTCACGAGTCCATTGATTTGTTCAAGAAGGGTGGCGGCAAGGAGCTGGCAGAGAAATACGGTCTGCAGTTTTTGGGAGCCATTCCGCTTGATCCGGCCACGGTGGTTGCCGGTGATCTTGGTAAACCGGTTGTCTTGCTCGAAGAAGATTCCTTTGCCAAGACAGCTCTGATAGAGTTGGCTGACACTATCGCAGAGGCAGCCCAGAAGAGCTTTGAGGCTGCTTCCACAACTCACGCTTAGGTGGTTTGGATGAATAAGGATATTTATAATCTTCCCAATTGTTTGACCATGGCCAGAATTCTGGCCGCGCCGATCATTGTCTTTATGCTGTATCTGGAGATGTGGTATGAATTCAAATTCGGCTCCTACTTTGGTTTTGGTTTGTACTTTATTGCTTCCATCACGGATTACTTTGATGGCAAGATTGCCCGCGAGCAGAATATCATTACCAATCTGGGCAAATTTCTCGATCCCCTTGCAGACAAGCTGCTCATCGGTTCGCTGTTGATCATGCTTGTCCGTCTTGGTGAAGGATGGTGTGTACCGGCCTGGGTTGTCATTATAATTATCTGTCGAGAGTTGGCTGTGACCGGGATGCGTGCCATTGCGGCCGAAAAAGGGCAGGTGGTTGCCGCTGACAAGCTGGGTAAGGCCAAAACAATGGCCCAGTCTCTGGCTGTCGGATTCCTGATTTTCCACTATCCTTTCTTTGGTATTGACGTGCGTCCCATTGGCCAGGTCTTACTGTATCTGGCGCTGATTCTGACTGTGGTTTCCGGTGGTAATTACCTGTACGACTTTTACAAGACCTGGATTGTCTCTTCAGAGTAGTGTGCCTTTTATTGTTATGTCGCATCTTTAGCCGCGTCAATTGGTCAGAATCTCTGATCCCTTGGCGCGGCTTTTTTGCTGCCTGTGATGGTGTCGGCTCTAGAAAAAATTGAGAGAAAATCTTGTCTTGAGTTGAGGCGTTGTGCGTAACGTGTTGTTATTGTGTCTTAAAATGGGTGGTGACAGGGGCCGAATTACATGATATTTGATAGCTTGAGTCACTGTACAAAATCCCCGAAAAAGGGTTATTGAATCAGGGAATTGAATAATACCACGAGATGCTCATGACAGATTCCAGTTCGGTTAAACATCTTGTTCGCATAACCAACTGTCTCCAAACCATTCTGGACCTTGAGTCCCAGCTTGAAAACCTGGAGCACGGAAATTCGCTTTTGGACGAATTTGCCGTGCTTAAGTCTTTTTTGGAGAAGATCGACAAGGTGGATCTGAGTGAGGGCGATGTGGAGCGGATAGAGATAGCTACAGCCAACTTCCTCAGGGAGTTGGAGGGACCGTTGTCCAAGAGCCGGATACGAAAGAAATTTGAGCGGAGACTACAGTAACCTTTATGCGTGGTCGTGTCGTCATTATAGCCGTGCTCCTTGTCATCAATGTGTTTCTGCTTTTCAGATTAATCTGGAGCGATCAGGGGATGTTTACCTATCTTGAACTCAAGA containing:
- the lon gene encoding endopeptidase La, translated to MPTFGFDGKKSPEMLTLPMMSLREVVMFPKSIVPLFVGREASIKAIETAVADYGKQIFLVTQKSPEKEHPEPEDLYRVGTVSKILQMLRLPDGTIKVLFEGVSRAVWSPEDDMLQYVEEEEGGYPKARFAPLEESGEASPEAKALIRATHEALDEFGKVNKKVAPEAILAMSTIKDPGQLADQLMPHLKIDFARKQEILEELDASKRLERVYELLLGEIEIVSIEKRVKGRVKDQMEKNQREYYLNEQVKAINKEMGREDDPQAEALELEEALDAKVMTEENRERVRKEIKKMRTMQSSSAEYTVVRNYIDWVLDLPWGSIKDDKDVDITNARAILDEDHYGLEKPKERILEYLAVQTLVETMKGPILCFVGPPGVGKTSIAKSIARSMDREFLRLSLGGVRDEAEIRGHRRTYVGAMPGKIIQSLKRVKHNNPVICLDEVDKMSADFRGDPSAALLEVLDPEQNYAFNDHYLDLDYDLSKVFFITTANSLEGIPLPLQDRMEIIRLPGYLETEKVEIAKGFLLPKQIEQHGLKPENLKFSENAILDVVRYYTREAGVRNLERELASICRKSAMKIVEEKDRDKVISVTKQSLSKMLGVTKFSYGEREKEAQVGVCNGLAWTQLGGEMLLVEVALMPGKGKVEITGKLGDVMQESARAAISYIRARSDLLGLKPDFNTKVDVHIHVPDGATPKDGPSAGITLTTALISALLNIPVRHDLAMTGEITLRGRVLPIGGLREKLLAAHRGLIKTVLIPSENEKNLKDVPKDILKDLEVIPVKTMDEVIDKALKGGPETVWNKQHGEAPVAAELLKEDRPQASPQ
- a CDS encoding PaaI family thioesterase — translated: MHGGVISTLADICGGFVVWVRCKPENFIAMITLRVDSLRPAVAQDLYAEATVRLLGNKVGNSHVVFGSKRRSENACCRRERCVQHKTW
- a CDS encoding AlbA family DNA-binding domain-containing protein — protein: MSFNPFGKKLSDVTAEDLEKLKDISEGWYVDYKRKLINIKDIGKHLCAFANQFGGYLIFGVTESSDQERKAEVFNGISSSDVEKALTLVREASDEHASPPIVYDEAVIQGPCEKIGLEDKCAIVIIQIFASFEPPHIHSSGKIYIRQADQSKPKPVTDRYLLDKMLDRREKTKKRISDNINNIPRVHTKQEGNSFVYVNILPDPYTIQTGKDLSFEDFCSCVNPEDKQDFGDLMPMQTMFPCKNGFVAKQVMDNDPGLATASIRFWHDRSVRFEIPVNTGTPDHIFSQTGAKSYKYFADFYAQYEEQNFNGTHLCDLSHIGLALRSMCNMYLHMLDKIGEKTSCYATFEIRNIFYKIPFIDTAKYVSRCSKYGIPVVQEENIKYREEPYFDNMFHIKKVLGVDSIERSAAPYYLADPINILLRMSLGLQSDVSDYDYSEDVCQHLANRDQ
- a CDS encoding M23 family metallopeptidase, translated to MSNEVSLSKKKSKKGIPGSLISIIVVLALGAGIFMLFRDTTPPTISISPDTTELGKASTVTVKVIDEDSGLKFLKIEAIQGQKRILLWSKNFTGKIMQTEQEIAIGENAIKEGDFTIEITAKDTSIYPFGAAGKASAERAYTLDTTPPRIFVQSHTNNLNQGGCGLMVFALSEEAPKAGIQVGERFFPAYLQPGGNGKFVYQCMFAHPWDTSVADFKPFIVASDTAGNSAKRSFNYHTNARTFRRDKINLSDSFMERTIPEFQGLVPNQGSLLDQYLYINNTIRKENRAKLVEFSRETSPTMLWNGPFARLPNAANRARFADARDYMYQGKKVDFQTHLGLDLASLKHAPVPAGNDGKIVFADFLGIYGNVVVIDHGLGLQSLYAHLSSINVLKGDMVTKGQIIANTGSTGLAGGDHLHYGITVAGIPTQPFEWWDGTWIKYNITSKLD
- a CDS encoding CBS domain-containing protein encodes the protein MLQVKDLMSSPVFSLRETDSLHSARELMNLQRIRHIPIVTIENVFIGLVTHRDILSATISHLAKLDPETQKEIDIGIPIREIMRTDIASVEPETSLKSAAQILLNNKYGCLPVVQLSDLIGILTEADFLRLTINLMDGLNSKP
- a CDS encoding protein-L-isoaspartate(D-aspartate) O-methyltransferase, with product MVDPVRLRERMVREQIMARGVTDSSVLVAMKTIPRHLFVEEALAFKAYNDSPLPIGEGQTISQPYIVALMSELLEIEPGMTVLEIGTGSGYQAAVLAQMGADVFTVERIRKLFYTARKRFMDMRMFNVKLKLDDGTMGWPEQAPYDRIIVTAGGPEIPEPLIDQLAESGRMLIPVGETKRNQTLVLIEKKDGKIIRTDKGSCAFVDLVGSHGW
- a CDS encoding DUF368 domain-containing protein; this translates as MSTPGPTSLKSALLLWLKGVCMGGADIIPGVSGGTIAFITGIYSQLVDAIRSFDLAFGKRLITFDFPGALRTAHLRFILILLFGIMTAIVTMARVMNYMLHSHPVEIWSLFFGLIAASIFVVGREIKPLNAVNLAGVALGAVGSFLLVGMIPVTTPETLPFVFLCGSIAICAMILPGISGAFLLLMLGKYEYVTRTLKNPFVWDNFVIIAAFAAGAVCGIMLFSRVLHFLLHRWHAATMSVLTGVMIGALRKVWPWKEVLESAVIRGKMLVLREQNVLPGEWSWEVGAACCLVLVGVMIVVALEWFSREKKSV
- a CDS encoding Mrp/NBP35 family ATP-binding protein; translated protein: MSDCSSGSCASAGKPSAKMKIQDEMIKSTLGKIKYKLFIMSGKGGVGKSSVSVNVAAALAARGFRVGLLDVDIHGPSVPTLLGISGNLDVDRGSLMIPKEYSENLHVVSMESLLKDPDQAVLWRGPMKTSAIRQFVSDVQWGELDFLVVDSPPGTGDEPMTVLKTVPDALCVVVTTPQEVSLSDVRKSINFLQYAQANVLGVVENMSGLICPHCHESIDLFKKGGGKELAEKYGLQFLGAIPLDPATVVAGDLGKPVVLLEEDSFAKTALIELADTIAEAAQKSFEAASTTHA
- the pgsA gene encoding CDP-diacylglycerol--glycerol-3-phosphate 3-phosphatidyltransferase, which produces MNKDIYNLPNCLTMARILAAPIIVFMLYLEMWYEFKFGSYFGFGLYFIASITDYFDGKIAREQNIITNLGKFLDPLADKLLIGSLLIMLVRLGEGWCVPAWVVIIIICRELAVTGMRAIAAEKGQVVAADKLGKAKTMAQSLAVGFLIFHYPFFGIDVRPIGQVLLYLALILTVVSGGNYLYDFYKTWIVSSE